One window from the genome of Myxococcales bacterium encodes:
- a CDS encoding 50S ribosomal protein L11 methyltransferase, protein MKWDSSYVVSRQLIIKIAPDGDFHVGTSMSRELHAISQDVMPVLQAFHRPRTPKEVAALLAADYEISPEELMATLNDLVRMEALTPADDAAPTAQTDERFGSALTHYFMLNDAERVLSYKMAIEQAAKDKVVVEIGCGTGILSLIAAQAGAKHVYAIEEAAIADVAQEMFEVNGMADRITLVRGNSLNVRLPERADLLIHEIIGTDPIDENILPVIDDARQKLLRAGGQLLPHRPDIFAIGYESDTNMRVAPDIFELSTLDYQQRYNLNFEPLAKALKKAVPPQAVRPTLNAGERMFPLGNFRTAEHLLCSLDLTQPIWPQLPNGATKFPLHVTRNGFLSGAFVYFRAHLHGAITVGNRPFMPLNSWTFSWHGFEPRAVRAGDVVGAQFAISQDLQNMSCQLSLVA, encoded by the coding sequence ATGAAGTGGGATTCCAGCTATGTCGTGTCGCGGCAGCTCATCATCAAGATCGCGCCCGACGGGGATTTTCACGTCGGCACGTCGATGTCGCGCGAGCTGCACGCGATCAGCCAAGACGTCATGCCGGTGTTGCAGGCCTTCCACCGCCCGCGCACGCCCAAGGAGGTCGCCGCGCTGCTCGCCGCGGACTATGAAATTTCGCCCGAAGAGCTCATGGCGACGCTGAATGACTTGGTGCGGATGGAGGCGCTGACCCCCGCGGATGACGCGGCCCCAACCGCACAAACCGACGAACGTTTTGGCTCCGCCCTGACCCACTACTTCATGCTCAACGACGCCGAGCGCGTGCTTTCCTACAAGATGGCGATCGAGCAAGCGGCCAAAGATAAGGTGGTGGTGGAGATCGGCTGTGGCACTGGCATTTTATCGCTGATCGCGGCGCAGGCGGGCGCCAAGCACGTCTACGCCATCGAAGAGGCCGCCATCGCGGACGTCGCGCAAGAGATGTTTGAGGTCAACGGCATGGCCGATCGCATCACCTTGGTGCGCGGCAACAGCCTCAATGTCCGCCTGCCCGAGCGCGCCGATCTGCTCATTCACGAGATCATCGGCACCGACCCCATCGATGAAAATATCTTGCCGGTCATCGACGATGCCCGCCAAAAACTGCTGCGCGCCGGCGGTCAACTCCTGCCACACAGGCCGGATATTTTTGCGATTGGCTATGAGTCCGATACCAACATGCGCGTCGCCCCCGACATCTTTGAGCTCTCGACGTTAGATTACCAACAGCGCTACAACCTCAACTTCGAACCCTTGGCCAAGGCCCTAAAAAAGGCGGTGCCACCGCAGGCCGTGCGGCCGACGCTCAACGCGGGGGAGCGCATGTTTCCGCTCGGCAATTTTCGCACCGCCGAGCACTTGCTTTGCAGCCTCGACCTCACCCAGCCGATTTGGCCCCAGCTGCCCAATGGCGCGACAAAATTCCCCTTGCACGTTACCCGCAACGGCTTCCTCAGCGGCGCGTTTGTGTACTTTCGGGCACACCTGCACGGTGCCATTACGGTTGGCAATCGCCCCTTCATGCCGCTCAACAGCTGGACGTTTAGTTGGCATGGCTTTGAGCCACGGGCCGTCCGCGCCGGCGATGTCGTAGGCGCGCAGTTTGCCATCTCCCAGGACCTGCAAAACATGTCGTGTCAGCTTTCGCTGGTCGCTTAG
- a CDS encoding VWA domain-containing protein — protein MSWGGLFAPMTMLWLALGAVALAGAAYLIRTRHRRVEVPFAALWEQVLAEKDASALWRRLRRLLSLLLIIAMLLLLMFAALDPILGLSNKGRRHVVIVLDASASMTATDGGEAGAGATRFDAAKALVAKTVAGLGADDQLLIIRADSQATPLSRFSSDKARVLAPLADAKPAQTPADMRRALATAANALAGRSNPMLIVISDGALPEAMMPAVRWTAATAAATTPDAKAGELTQVDLTGIEAHYLSVGRDVANVGIIAFGARRYVANKEAYEVYLEVVNTGDAAAKRKLVIANGSTPVDTREIEIGAGATLRQIYRDIPSSDDHRLTATLLPLAADDLADSFALDDAAFALLPPRKRQTIVIVSRRNEFLEGAISAYSNIDAEVISPEAYESAPDVIATYDAVVFNDYTPQTPPATHALYFAPDPARSPVPVAGELAAPRITDVATDHPVTKWVTLSDTNFDKAKTFAPRRDRGEVTLASSLGAPVIVASAHGGFRQVLCGFSLGGTDLVMRVSFPVLLINALDWFAGDNIDMMTTLVTGTKAQLPLGSAIGFAETAITTPSGTSTRAPVIDGILTYYPQEVGFYGATGTDGGDVDFSANLASPSESRIAPQTTWTLGGKQLTPPPAMVVSVSRRIWLYLVIIALALLAVEWFTYHRRVTV, from the coding sequence ATGAGCTGGGGCGGCCTGTTTGCCCCCATGACCATGCTGTGGCTCGCGCTGGGCGCCGTGGCCTTGGCGGGCGCAGCCTATCTCATTCGCACGCGGCACCGCCGCGTCGAGGTGCCGTTTGCCGCGCTGTGGGAGCAAGTCCTGGCCGAAAAGGATGCGAGCGCCTTGTGGCGGCGGCTGCGCCGGTTGTTGTCGCTTTTGCTCATCATCGCGATGTTGCTCTTGCTCATGTTTGCCGCCCTCGATCCCATCTTGGGCCTCAGCAACAAGGGACGTCGGCACGTCGTCATCGTCCTCGACGCCTCGGCGTCGATGACCGCCACCGACGGCGGCGAGGCGGGTGCCGGTGCGACCCGCTTTGATGCCGCCAAGGCGCTCGTCGCCAAGACCGTTGCGGGGCTCGGCGCCGATGACCAACTCCTCATCATTCGCGCCGATAGCCAGGCGACGCCGCTCTCGCGATTTTCGAGCGATAAGGCACGCGTCTTGGCGCCGCTGGCGGACGCGAAGCCAGCCCAAACACCCGCCGACATGCGGCGCGCCCTGGCGACCGCAGCCAACGCGCTCGCCGGCCGCAGCAATCCCATGTTGATCGTCATTTCTGATGGCGCCCTGCCCGAGGCCATGATGCCAGCGGTGCGTTGGACGGCCGCGACCGCCGCCGCTACGACACCCGACGCCAAGGCAGGCGAGCTAACACAGGTCGACCTTACCGGCATCGAGGCGCACTACCTCAGCGTCGGCCGCGATGTCGCCAATGTCGGCATCATCGCCTTTGGCGCGCGGCGCTACGTCGCCAACAAAGAGGCCTACGAGGTCTACCTCGAGGTAGTCAACACCGGCGACGCCGCCGCCAAGCGCAAGCTGGTCATTGCCAATGGCAGCACGCCGGTTGACACGCGCGAGATTGAAATTGGCGCTGGCGCGACGCTGCGCCAAATCTATCGCGATATCCCCAGCAGCGATGACCACCGCCTCACCGCGACATTGCTGCCACTCGCGGCGGACGACCTCGCCGACAGCTTCGCGCTCGACGACGCGGCGTTTGCCTTGCTGCCGCCTCGCAAGCGTCAAACCATCGTCATCGTCAGCCGTCGCAATGAATTTCTTGAGGGCGCGATTTCGGCCTACAGCAACATCGACGCCGAGGTCATTTCGCCCGAGGCCTACGAGTCGGCGCCCGACGTCATTGCGACTTATGACGCCGTGGTCTTTAACGACTATACGCCGCAAACGCCGCCGGCGACGCACGCGCTTTATTTTGCGCCCGACCCGGCGCGAAGCCCCGTGCCAGTTGCCGGTGAGCTCGCGGCGCCGCGCATCACGGACGTGGCAACCGACCACCCAGTGACGAAGTGGGTAACGCTGTCAGATACTAACTTTGACAAGGCTAAGACCTTTGCGCCGCGTCGCGACCGCGGTGAGGTCACGCTAGCCAGCTCGCTGGGCGCACCCGTGATCGTCGCCTCGGCGCACGGGGGCTTTCGCCAAGTGCTGTGTGGCTTTTCGCTCGGCGGCACCGATTTGGTCATGCGCGTGTCGTTTCCGGTGCTCTTGATCAACGCCTTGGATTGGTTCGCCGGCGATAACATCGACATGATGACGACGCTGGTCACCGGCACCAAAGCGCAATTGCCGCTCGGCTCAGCGATCGGTTTCGCGGAGACCGCAATCACCACGCCCTCGGGGACCAGCACCCGCGCGCCGGTTATCGACGGCATTTTGACGTACTATCCGCAAGAAGTGGGGTTTTACGGCGCAACCGGCACCGACGGCGGCGACGTCGACTTTTCGGCGAATCTCGCGTCGCCGAGTGAATCGCGCATAGCGCCGCAAACGACGTGGACGCTTGGCGGTAAGCAACTCACGCCACCGCCCGCCATGGTGGTCTCGGTGTCGCGCCGCATTTGGCTCTACCTGGTCATCATCGCCTTGGCCCTCTTGGCCGTGGAATGGTTCACGTATCATCGGCGGGTGACGGTATGA
- a CDS encoding VWA domain-containing protein, with product MAFDTQAKVFVRPQRASNRMRIASEIATLRAGGGTNIYPGLRDAFELLQNINAKVKHVILLSDGQAPTDGLADLVRDMRASRITVSAVGVAGASRSLLQMIVDAGDGRLYMVEDIGSLPRIFMKETTEVQKSQLVEDLVAVRVAKRVEAIEGTGVEAAPPLRGYVTTKPKPTAEVILVSDLGEPILARWRHGTGTSVAWTSDVKNRWGSEWIKWSNYPKFWAQVVRSTMRRKTYDSYDLSVQVAGGVAHVTVDAIDASEQFVNELDTELTVIDPATGKALLVLPMQQTAAGRYGASFGAGAHLRDYGSFLLKATHKRGGSIVAESLGSLALPYPPEFETTAVQQELLASVSSITAGRPRAAASDALRSAGGRITYTQDVWGYFLIAAAALFLLDLYAKRVRLFSAYRTLGFDDSAP from the coding sequence GTGGCGTTTGACACCCAGGCCAAGGTCTTCGTGCGGCCGCAACGCGCCAGCAATCGCATGCGCATCGCCAGCGAGATTGCCACGCTGCGCGCCGGCGGCGGGACCAATATTTATCCCGGCCTGCGCGATGCGTTTGAGCTCTTGCAAAACATCAACGCCAAGGTCAAGCACGTCATCTTGCTTTCGGACGGCCAGGCGCCGACCGATGGCCTCGCCGATCTAGTGCGCGATATGCGCGCCTCGCGCATCACGGTGTCGGCGGTTGGCGTCGCCGGCGCCAGCCGCTCGCTCTTGCAGATGATCGTCGATGCGGGCGACGGGCGGCTCTACATGGTCGAAGACATCGGGTCGTTGCCGCGCATCTTTATGAAGGAAACCACCGAGGTCCAAAAGTCGCAGCTGGTGGAAGACCTGGTCGCGGTGCGCGTCGCCAAGCGCGTCGAGGCGATCGAGGGCACAGGCGTCGAGGCTGCCCCGCCCTTGCGCGGCTATGTTACGACCAAGCCCAAGCCGACCGCCGAGGTGATCTTGGTATCGGATCTTGGCGAACCGATATTGGCGCGCTGGCGCCACGGCACCGGCACCAGCGTCGCGTGGACAAGTGACGTGAAGAATCGCTGGGGCAGCGAATGGATTAAATGGAGCAATTACCCCAAGTTTTGGGCCCAGGTGGTGCGCAGCACCATGCGGCGCAAGACGTACGACAGCTATGACCTCTCCGTGCAGGTCGCCGGCGGCGTCGCGCACGTCACCGTCGATGCGATTGACGCCTCGGAACAATTTGTCAACGAGCTCGATACCGAGCTAACCGTGATCGACCCCGCCACCGGCAAGGCCCTGCTCGTGCTGCCCATGCAGCAAACCGCCGCCGGCCGCTATGGCGCCAGCTTTGGCGCCGGCGCCCACCTGCGCGACTATGGCAGCTTTCTGCTCAAAGCGACGCATAAGCGCGGCGGCAGCATCGTCGCCGAATCGCTGGGCTCACTGGCCTTGCCGTACCCACCCGAGTTTGAAACGACTGCCGTCCAGCAGGAGCTGCTCGCCAGCGTGAGCAGCATCACGGCGGGTCGACCACGCGCCGCAGCCAGCGATGCCCTGCGCTCAGCAGGCGGCCGCATTACCTACACGCAAGACGTCTGGGGTTATTTTTTGATCGCGGCGGCGGCGTTGTTCTTGCTCGACCTTTACGCCAAGCGCGTGCGCTTGTTTTCTGCTTATCGCACGCTTGGGTTTGACGATAGCGCGCCATAA
- a CDS encoding AAA family ATPase, whose protein sequence is MTKATTLPPDDIKPKVDAFITDVTAFRNEIGKVIVGQADIIDGVIMALLGGGHVLLEGVPGLGKTLLVRTLASAMDASFSRIQFTPDLMPADIVGTQVLVDDGNARRFEFQRGPLFANIVLADEINRATPKTQSALLEAMSEGSVTVAKTTHRLERPFFVLATQNPLEMEGTYPLPEAQLDRFLVKLIVDFPSRSDLNSIVERTTSDQAAVARPVLSKTRVGEMQELVRKVPMAKNVQDYAVGLLESTHPSSPGVPAMVKKYIRYGASPRGLQAMVLAAKTRALLQGRYAVATDDIRHVSAAALRHRMLLSFEGQAEGIAPDAVIAAVIAHLGDAK, encoded by the coding sequence ATGACCAAAGCCACTACCCTCCCCCCCGACGACATCAAGCCCAAGGTCGACGCCTTCATCACCGACGTCACGGCGTTTCGAAACGAGATTGGCAAGGTCATCGTTGGCCAGGCCGACATCATCGACGGCGTCATCATGGCGTTGCTCGGCGGCGGCCACGTGCTGCTCGAGGGCGTCCCGGGCCTAGGCAAGACCTTGCTCGTGCGCACGCTCGCGAGCGCGATGGATGCGAGCTTTTCGCGCATTCAGTTCACGCCCGATCTCATGCCGGCGGACATCGTCGGCACCCAGGTGTTAGTCGACGACGGCAACGCTCGGCGCTTTGAATTTCAGCGCGGCCCGCTGTTTGCAAACATCGTGCTCGCCGACGAAATTAACCGCGCCACGCCCAAGACGCAGTCCGCCTTGCTCGAGGCGATGAGCGAAGGCTCGGTCACGGTGGCCAAGACCACGCACCGGCTCGAGCGCCCGTTTTTTGTGTTGGCGACGCAAAACCCGCTCGAGATGGAAGGCACGTATCCGCTGCCCGAGGCGCAGCTCGATCGTTTTCTCGTCAAGCTGATCGTCGACTTCCCCAGCCGCAGCGACCTCAACTCCATCGTCGAGCGCACCACCAGCGATCAAGCCGCGGTCGCGCGGCCGGTGCTATCTAAGACGCGCGTCGGCGAAATGCAGGAGCTAGTGCGCAAGGTGCCGATGGCGAAGAATGTGCAGGACTATGCGGTTGGCCTGCTTGAGTCGACGCATCCTTCGTCACCTGGCGTCCCGGCGATGGTTAAAAAATATATTCGCTATGGCGCCTCGCCGCGCGGCTTGCAAGCGATGGTGCTGGCCGCGAAAACGCGCGCCTTGCTGCAAGGGCGCTACGCGGTGGCGACCGACGATATCCGCCACGTCAGCGCGGCGGCGTTGCGCCATCGCATGCTGCTTAGCTTCGAAGGCCAGGCCGAAGGCATCGCGCCCGACGCGGTCATCGCGGCGGTCATCGCCCATCTCGGCGACGCCAAGTAA
- a CDS encoding SGNH/GDSL hydrolase family protein, protein MQPNLRTTIALLGVLLGCCTLRDAQVAPDAPATIVDGSDDGPIPISHRVLFVGNSYTYVNDLPAVVQALAAATPGYAFDVESVAPGGARLADHWSTTGARTLIESGNFDVVVLQGQSLEPLMQTENFDEHATLLADATHAASARGVWFATWARREGDPVYANLGLVDPASMTTNLELRYEAAAALHEDAVARVGAAWQLALTTLPEVVLHSDDGSHPTAAGTLLAACAMFRAISGIAPQLPSPPPLGIPITTAEALCALATSSISQGTAIPR, encoded by the coding sequence ATGCAGCCAAATCTACGAACAACAATCGCGCTGCTCGGCGTGCTGCTTGGGTGCTGTACGCTCCGCGATGCGCAGGTCGCCCCCGATGCGCCCGCTACGATTGTGGACGGAAGCGATGATGGCCCCATCCCAATTTCGCACCGGGTCCTTTTTGTCGGAAATAGCTACACCTATGTCAATGATCTGCCAGCTGTGGTGCAAGCACTCGCGGCTGCAACGCCCGGCTATGCGTTTGATGTGGAATCGGTCGCTCCTGGTGGCGCGCGGCTTGCTGATCACTGGTCGACAACCGGCGCGCGGACTCTTATTGAGTCTGGAAACTTTGATGTCGTCGTGTTGCAAGGGCAGAGCCTAGAACCGTTGATGCAAACCGAGAATTTTGACGAGCACGCAACACTGCTTGCCGATGCGACCCACGCAGCAAGCGCGCGCGGGGTGTGGTTTGCCACCTGGGCAAGGCGCGAAGGAGACCCAGTTTACGCAAACTTGGGGTTGGTCGACCCGGCGTCGATGACGACCAATCTCGAGCTACGCTACGAAGCGGCGGCTGCGCTGCACGAAGATGCAGTGGCTCGCGTTGGGGCGGCGTGGCAGCTCGCCTTGACAACCCTGCCTGAGGTTGTCCTTCATAGCGACGATGGCAGCCATCCTACTGCGGCGGGGACCCTTTTAGCCGCCTGCGCAATGTTTCGCGCCATTAGCGGAATCGCGCCCCAACTGCCCAGCCCGCCGCCACTAGGTATTCCCATAACCACGGCGGAAGCGCTATGTGCTCTCGCGACCTCATCCATCAGTCAAGGCACCGCAATCCCCCGGTGA
- a CDS encoding DUF58 domain-containing protein — MTEPATKSRYQSPAAARATDRSALFDEAFIRTLEQLHMVARKLQAGGQRAERKTKIVGAGIEFADYRQYARGDDFRYIDWNLYGRLDKLLLRLFEEEQDLHIYFLVDVSDSMALGSPPKLHYAMKVAAALSYVGLANLDRVSIVSFSDRVTGRFAPTRGKSRIFGILDFFRGATLGGGTDMAAAMRAFVAQTKRPGLALVISDFYDTRGFAEAINILRYAKFEPFVLQVFDPKEAAPQLHGDLTLVDCETGDEKSVTISPAILERYKAALAAYQEQLEAYCKKYAIAQFRTATSVSFEELVLRIFRTGGFLR; from the coding sequence ATGACCGAGCCCGCCACCAAATCTCGCTACCAATCGCCTGCCGCCGCGCGCGCAACCGATCGCAGCGCGCTGTTTGACGAAGCGTTTATTCGCACGCTGGAGCAGCTCCACATGGTGGCGCGCAAGCTGCAGGCCGGTGGCCAGCGCGCCGAGCGCAAGACCAAGATCGTCGGCGCCGGCATCGAATTTGCCGACTACCGTCAATACGCGCGCGGCGACGACTTTCGCTACATCGACTGGAATCTCTACGGCCGCCTCGACAAGCTGCTGCTGCGCCTCTTCGAGGAAGAGCAAGACCTCCACATTTATTTCTTGGTCGACGTCAGCGATTCGATGGCACTCGGCTCGCCGCCCAAATTGCACTATGCCATGAAGGTCGCCGCGGCGCTGTCATATGTTGGGCTTGCCAACCTCGACCGAGTGTCCATCGTATCGTTTTCAGATCGGGTGACGGGGCGCTTTGCGCCCACGCGCGGCAAGTCGCGTATTTTTGGCATCTTGGATTTCTTCCGCGGCGCGACGCTGGGCGGCGGCACCGACATGGCCGCGGCGATGCGGGCGTTCGTGGCGCAGACCAAGCGGCCCGGGCTGGCGCTCGTCATCTCAGATTTCTACGACACCCGCGGCTTTGCCGAGGCGATCAATATTTTGCGCTACGCCAAGTTTGAGCCTTTTGTGCTGCAGGTGTTTGACCCCAAGGAGGCGGCGCCGCAGCTACACGGCGACCTCACCTTGGTCGACTGCGAAACCGGCGACGAAAAATCGGTGACAATTTCGCCCGCGATCTTAGAGCGCTACAAGGCCGCGCTCGCCGCCTACCAGGAGCAACTTGAGGCGTACTGCAAAAAATACGCGATCGCACAGTTTCGCACCGCCACGTCCGTGAGCTTCGAAGAATTGGTGCTGCGCATCTTTCGCACCGGAGGTTTTTTGCGATGA
- a CDS encoding GNAT family N-acetyltransferase, which yields MANQASGASRTYVVASLPQVVVGYYCLASGALDLFQAPGAIRRNMPDPVPMIVLGRLAVDHRWQGKGLGVALLQDAVLRTVQAAAIMGIRGVLVHAISEEAKAFCERYGFRASPKNPMTLVLSVKAAAG from the coding sequence ATTGCGAATCAAGCGAGTGGCGCGTCTCGCACCTATGTGGTAGCCAGCCTGCCGCAGGTCGTCGTCGGCTACTACTGCCTCGCCTCTGGTGCGCTCGATCTATTCCAAGCGCCAGGTGCGATACGCCGTAACATGCCCGATCCGGTTCCGATGATCGTGCTTGGAAGGCTCGCCGTTGATCACCGATGGCAGGGCAAGGGCCTGGGCGTCGCTCTCTTGCAGGACGCCGTCTTGCGCACCGTGCAGGCCGCGGCGATCATGGGCATTCGCGGCGTCTTGGTACATGCGATATCCGAGGAGGCAAAAGCCTTCTGCGAGCGCTATGGGTTCCGCGCCTCGCCCAAAAACCCAATGACGCTCGTGCTGTCGGTCAAAGCCGCCGCGGGCTAA
- a CDS encoding glycosyltransferase family 39 protein, with translation MENSPAPLLPAPRAAEWLIIALMGAALFLPGLGRYSLVDPWETHYAEVARRMVADDDYVRTQWSDEGFRSKPVLTFWLMSASMHAAGVGGEGAYDGEMAATDAPTRAVRLPFAICGLLGLLALWYSLRRTVGRPVAWAAFAVVATSPFYLLVARQAITDMTMVAALTGAIAAFVLAQEAGETPLPTRRVWRWHLHAGHVALALLVAFTAWQAYLLATYPSAHATALRQVSLGGSRIEISVVLRTLAIAMMAGLGLLFIGRRVTTVRQLAMLVFFALLGVSILGKGLPAFGVAGLVAAIAVLTMGRWRRLFAGDYELWRGFLLVVLIAVPWHYGMYAAEGPLFYSEYVGTHLLGRAFSGVFGERGTFVFYIKQLGLGLFPWIALVPFALGMATRLTLQTREHRVMVTYGIWAAVAVAFFAMVQTKFHHYILPAVPPLGVLIAWSVCQAWQARRALPLILVGIGGAWAVLVANDLMADPAMWIEMFVFRFDRPWPLAAPWSIDPSDRIFAVGLLSLVLLLIAGLVRRAARPAIAAFFALAIAQAGWLAHGYMKDAGTHWGMRDAMRAYYAERDIYGAELVYFSPQQLAREWQGRTSWTLPTVVPAHVTIGQPMAIRIALRGEGAQQWVLPAHVVSLSPHAIDLQLVAPALADQAFASWHAALAKGQQLLAARTSDCVPATRKGAPCAAPAAPIRLVDASRLLAWALYWRGEHFWTSDVIYGPLPSYQTSSGQSTEASYLTNYLSDPSRATAGRTYFILSEARHAGTAQGAMPTDVSKATFRKLNTDSNKFTLSMFTL, from the coding sequence GTGGAGAATTCTCCGGCCCCGCTGCTGCCTGCGCCGAGAGCCGCCGAGTGGCTGATCATCGCGCTGATGGGGGCGGCGTTGTTCTTGCCAGGCCTTGGGCGTTACTCCTTGGTCGATCCGTGGGAGACGCACTATGCCGAGGTGGCGCGGCGCATGGTGGCGGATGACGACTACGTCCGCACGCAATGGTCCGACGAGGGCTTTCGCAGCAAGCCCGTTCTCACATTCTGGTTGATGAGCGCCAGCATGCACGCGGCGGGGGTTGGCGGCGAAGGCGCCTACGACGGCGAAATGGCGGCGACCGATGCGCCGACGCGCGCGGTGCGCCTGCCCTTTGCCATCTGCGGCCTGCTCGGCCTGCTCGCGCTTTGGTATTCCTTGCGCCGCACGGTCGGGCGGCCGGTGGCGTGGGCCGCGTTTGCCGTCGTCGCAACCTCGCCGTTCTATTTGCTCGTCGCGCGCCAGGCGATTACCGACATGACCATGGTCGCGGCGCTCACCGGCGCGATCGCGGCATTTGTGCTCGCGCAGGAGGCCGGCGAAACGCCGCTGCCAACTCGCCGCGTGTGGCGCTGGCATCTGCATGCGGGCCATGTCGCGCTGGCGTTGCTTGTCGCATTTACCGCCTGGCAGGCGTACTTGCTCGCGACCTACCCAAGCGCGCATGCCACCGCGCTGCGGCAGGTGTCGCTTGGCGGTTCGCGGATCGAGATCTCGGTGGTGCTGCGGACGCTAGCGATCGCGATGATGGCGGGGCTCGGCTTATTGTTCATTGGTAGGCGCGTCACCACGGTGCGTCAGCTCGCCATGCTGGTATTTTTTGCGCTGCTTGGCGTGTCGATTTTGGGCAAGGGCTTGCCGGCCTTTGGCGTCGCGGGCCTGGTCGCGGCGATCGCCGTCTTGACCATGGGGCGCTGGCGCCGCCTCTTTGCCGGCGACTACGAGCTGTGGCGCGGCTTTCTCTTGGTGGTGCTCATTGCCGTGCCATGGCACTACGGCATGTATGCCGCCGAAGGGCCGCTCTTTTACTCTGAATACGTCGGCACGCATTTGCTGGGGCGCGCGTTTAGCGGCGTCTTTGGCGAGCGCGGCACGTTTGTCTTTTACATCAAGCAACTCGGCCTTGGCCTGTTTCCGTGGATCGCGCTGGTGCCGTTTGCACTCGGCATGGCGACGCGCCTCACGCTGCAGACGCGCGAGCATCGCGTCATGGTGACGTATGGCATCTGGGCAGCGGTCGCGGTGGCATTTTTCGCGATGGTGCAGACTAAGTTTCACCACTATATCTTGCCCGCGGTGCCGCCGCTGGGCGTCTTGATCGCGTGGAGCGTTTGTCAAGCGTGGCAAGCGCGGCGTGCGCTGCCCCTGATTCTTGTCGGCATCGGCGGCGCGTGGGCGGTGTTGGTCGCAAACGACCTCATGGCCGACCCCGCGATGTGGATAGAGATGTTCGTATTTCGTTTTGATCGCCCGTGGCCGCTCGCCGCGCCGTGGAGCATCGACCCAAGCGACCGCATCTTTGCGGTGGGCCTGCTCTCACTTGTGCTGCTGCTGATCGCGGGGCTGGTGCGACGCGCCGCCCGGCCAGCCATCGCCGCTTTTTTTGCGCTGGCGATCGCGCAAGCGGGGTGGCTTGCGCATGGCTATATGAAGGACGCCGGCACGCATTGGGGCATGCGCGATGCCATGCGCGCCTACTATGCCGAGCGCGACATCTATGGCGCCGAGCTGGTTTATTTTTCGCCACAACAACTCGCGCGCGAATGGCAAGGGCGCACGTCGTGGACCTTGCCGACCGTGGTGCCCGCGCACGTGACCATCGGCCAGCCGATGGCGATTCGCATCGCGCTGCGCGGCGAGGGTGCGCAGCAATGGGTCTTGCCGGCGCATGTGGTTAGCCTATCGCCGCACGCGATTGATTTGCAGCTGGTCGCGCCCGCGCTGGCGGACCAGGCGTTCGCCTCATGGCACGCCGCGCTGGCCAAGGGACAGCAGCTCCTAGCCGCGCGCACCTCCGATTGCGTGCCGGCCACCCGCAAGGGCGCACCATGCGCCGCACCTGCCGCGCCAATTCGCTTGGTCGACGCCAGCCGCTTGCTCGCCTGGGCATTATATTGGCGCGGCGAGCATTTCTGGACAAGCGACGTAATCTACGGCCCGCTGCCGTCCTATCAAACCTCGTCGGGTCAGAGCACCGAAGCTTCGTATCTCACCAACTATCTAAGCGACCCCAGCCGCGCCACCGCCGGTCGCACGTATTTCATTTTGTCCGAAGCGCGCCACGCCGGCACCGCACAAGGCGCCATGCCCACCGACGTCAGCAAGGCAACGTTCCGCAAGCTCAACACCGATAGCAATAAATTCACGTTGTCGATGTTTACGTTGTAG
- a CDS encoding nucleotidyl transferase AbiEii/AbiGii toxin family protein, producing MGRIRKTGGAASAVQPGFSQAIKDLVAWLDTVGQPYSVIGGMAVIAHGQARTTQDIDLAWVPTGPTAAAKLLAAAKAYGFAPRIKNAAAFAEQNLVLLVVHQPTGVPIDISFAMQEFELRAARNAKRRKLFGVAIPVVGLSDLIIYKMIAARTQDVADVEMLLTSNDIIDPKAIRRTLREFDALLETDRAGEFDRAWRVSGRRG from the coding sequence GTGGGTCGAATTCGCAAAACGGGCGGGGCGGCATCCGCTGTACAACCGGGATTTAGCCAGGCGATCAAAGATCTAGTTGCGTGGCTCGACACCGTCGGTCAGCCGTACTCCGTCATTGGCGGCATGGCTGTCATCGCGCATGGCCAGGCTCGCACCACGCAAGATATCGATCTGGCGTGGGTGCCAACCGGGCCAACCGCGGCAGCTAAGTTGCTCGCCGCAGCTAAGGCGTATGGCTTCGCGCCGCGAATCAAAAATGCGGCGGCATTTGCCGAGCAAAACCTTGTGTTGCTCGTAGTCCACCAGCCCACGGGCGTTCCGATCGACATTAGTTTTGCAATGCAGGAGTTTGAACTTCGCGCCGCACGCAATGCGAAGCGACGAAAGCTCTTTGGCGTCGCCATCCCGGTGGTGGGGTTGAGTGACCTGATTATCTATAAAATGATCGCCGCGCGAACCCAAGATGTTGCCGACGTCGAGATGCTGTTGACGTCAAACGACATTATTGACCCAAAGGCGATCCGGCGCACGTTGCGAGAATTTGACGCGCTGCTCGAAACCGACCGCGCTGGCGAGTTCGATCGCGCATGGCGTGTCAGCGGACGTCGCGGCTAG